A stretch of DNA from Oreochromis aureus strain Israel breed Guangdong linkage group 23, ZZ_aureus, whole genome shotgun sequence:
ATGGAAGGTGATCAGATCAGCCCAACATATCACCCGATCTGAACTGCCAGCCATCCAGGACCTCTACAGATAGGGTTGTAAGAAGAAGGCCCACTGGATCCTCTCTGATTCCAGCCACCCCAACCATATACTCTTTATCGTCCTTAAGTTTAAGAAAGTTGTGAGTGAACCAAACCTTGATTTCACTTAAACATTTAGAAAAAGATGTGGGTGTGAGAGTAGCTGTGAGTTTGGAAGATAAGTAGAggtgggtgtcatctgcatagcagtgaaactgGCTATTATGTTTCTTGAAAATATTACCTGGGGGTAGGAGATAgataataaaaaagtaaaggaCCCAGGACAGAGCCTTGGGGTACACAGGAATTAACTGGAGTAGACAGTGATCTCTGAGTGAGTAATTGAAAAAACTGTGAACGGCCAGAGAGATATACCAGGCAAGTGCTGTACCACTGATGCTAACAGATGCTAATCTATGAAGAAGGATGTGGTGGGAGATGGTATTGAAAGCTGCTTGAAtccaaaatataagaatggttTTAAGCTACTTTTATTTTCAGAGATAAGTAAAATCGAAACAATAAATTCttactttttttcattatattttatttgtttgttttttgcttgttttccacTAGGCTCTATGTTGCTGTACCTGTGCTTCTTGTCTTTAATTACCTTGTAACTGATTTGTACTTGTTGTAACTTAAAGAAATTTATGAATCTGAAACCTGATAAATATCtaaaaaccataaaaaaaacaaagtgtgagttgctctgacctgagagtttcaaGTGTGCAGTGTTGACTCTTCAATCCTACTGATAACAGCTGTACTCCTGAATGTTGCAGGTCATTGTTGCCTAGTTCCAGCTGTTTCAGTCTAGAGGACTGAGAGCTGAGAACTGtagacagagcttcacagcttctttcTGAAAGGAAACACTCACTCAATCTGAAAAGACATAAACATGAAGgcaagttttttttcccccccctatCACTGAACCAGAGCAATGTATTAAAATAATGTTAACTTGACAATAACTTACAGAGCTTtcttggaggctttgaccactggcagcagtcTCAGTAGAGCCTCTTCTGAAACAGAGTacttcttcaggtcaaacacatccagatcttcttCTGCTGACAgcaagatgaagaccagagctgaccactgagcaggagacagtttatctgtgaaGAGACGTCCTGATCTCAAGTACTGCTGGATCTCTTttactagagaacgatcattcagttcattcagacagtggaacaggtttatgtttttctctgcagacagattctcattGATCTTCTTTTTGATGTACTGGACGGTTTCCTGATTGGTCTttgagctacttcctgtttgGTTTAACAGACCTCGTaagagagtctgattggtctccAGTGACAGACCAAGAAGGAAACgaaggaacaagtccaggtgtccatttggactctctaaggccttgtccacagcactctggtagaaGTGTTTATCTGTTTCAGACTGATGGGATGTTTTTTGTTCCTCCTTAAACAAGTTGACTTCAGAATTGATGAaagtcagatggacatgaagagcagccagaaactcctgaacactcagatgaacaaagcagaacaccttgtcctggtacagtcctctctcctctctaaagatctgtgtgaacactcctgagtacactgaggctgctctgatatcaaTACCACattctgtcaggtctgattcatagaagatcaggtttcccttctgcagctgctcaaaagccagttttcccagagactcaatcatctttgtattttccaaactccagtgtggatctgtctcaacTCCatcatcatacttgaccttcttcactttgaccTGAACAACCaagaagtggatgtacatctcagttagggtcttgggcagctctcctccCTCTCTAGTTTTCAACACATCCTCAaaaactgtagcagtgatccagcaaaAGACTGGGATGttgcacatgatgtggaggcttcgtgatgtcttgatgtgggagatgagcCTGCTGGCCTGGTCCTTGTCTGGGAATCTCTTCTTAAAATACACCTCCTTCTGTGGTCTAGTgaaacctctgacctctgtcaccatatCTACAAATTTAGGAGGGATCTgactggctgctgcaggtcgtgtggttatccaaaGATgtgcagagggaagcagtttccccctgatgagatTTGTCAACAGCACATTCACTGAGGTCGACTTTCTGGTGTCAGTTAGGACTTCAGTTTTGTgaaagtccagaggaagtcgacactcatccagaccatcaaagatgaacacaacctggaagtcttcaaagctgcagattcctgcttctttggtttcagtaaaaaacagatgaacaagttccaccaagctgaacttttcttcttttactaCATTCAGCtgtctgaaagtgaatggaaatatgaactggatgtcttGGTTggttttgtcttcagcccagtccagaaTGAACTTCTGTGTTAGGAcagttttcccaatgccagccactccttttgtcagcactgttctgattggttcatctcttccagtgGCGCCTTTAAAGAtatcttcttgtctgattggtatttctggtctgtctggtttcctggatgctgtttcaatctgtctgacctcatgttcaccattgacctctgcagtccctccctctgtgatgtagagctctgtgtagatctgattc
This window harbors:
- the LOC120436285 gene encoding NLR family CARD domain-containing protein 3-like, producing MSQTKAQRVNWRSSDVPSGDFAQQDQANLDSIFTVIVFQLLEESIIAFVKNELRKIQKILRPDYPESLEKPSEDKSMLEDEDDQRRCSREAFLKISLDFLRRMKQEELANHLQNTSFNLKSKLKQKFQCVFEGIAKAGNPTFLNQIYTELYITEGGTAEVNGEHEVRQIETASRKPDRPEIPIRQEDIFKGATGRDEPIRTVLTKGVAGIGKTVLTQKFILDWAEDKTNQDIQFIFPFTFRQLNVVKEEKFSLVELVHLFFTETKEAGICSFEDFQVVFIFDGLDECRLPLDFHKTEVLTDTRKSTSVNVLLTNLIRGKLLPSAHLWITTRPAAASQIPPKFVDMVTEVRGFTRPQKEVYFKKRFPDKDQASRLISHIKTSRSLHIMCNIPVFCWITATVFEDVLKTREGGELPKTLTEMYIHFLVVQVKVKKVKYDDGVETDPHWSLENTKMIESLGKLAFEQLQKGNLIFYESDLTECGIDIRAASVYSGVFTQIFREERGLYQDKVFCFVHLSVQEFLAALHVHLTFINSEVNLFKEEQKTSHQSETDKHFYQSAVDKALESPNGHLDLFLRFLLGLSLETNQTLLRGLLNQTGSSSKTNQETVQYIKKKINENLSAEKNINLFHCLNELNDRSLVKEIQQYLRSGRLFTDKLSPAQWSALVFILLSAEEDLDVFDLKKYSVSEEALLRLLPVVKASKKAL